The DNA sequence AAAGCTTTTTCACCAGATTCATCAGTTAAGATCCATCCTGAATTATTTTTTTCTGAAATTTTTAAAGTTTGAGTTTTTCCGAGTTGCATGAATGATTAAATTAGTCTGCAAAGGTACGGAAATATAAAATGACTCACTGATAAATAATTTCTTCAACATCTATTTCCAAATAAAGAAACCAATTTTCTTTAGATAAAACCATTACATTTGACTGATGCTAAATCTCCAAATATGAAATCATATTATTTCTTACTTCTTGTACTTTCTTTTACAGCAGTACAATCACAGGTATTTGATAGAATGGCCTTCAGTACAGCCTATCGATATACTGGAAGAAATGTGATACAAGGTGGATTATCATATAAAATGAATAACTCAACAAATCAATCTTTGATTTTGGGAACATCTGTATTATATTCTTCTGTAGATGGTGAAGCTAAATTTTTGCCTGAAGCCAGTTTTTATTATACGAATAGAATGGGACATTTATTTGGAGTTTCTTTAAATCCATATTCTATAGAACCAAGAATAGGTCTTTCACTTTTTAATTTTATGAACATCAATACAGGCTTTGCCCTGCCCATTCATAAAGAAAAATATTTTAAGGGAATTACCTTCGGTATACAATTTAATATCGCTCCGGTAAAATCATCTCAATTTTATGAGAAAATGAAATTGATGCAATAAAAAAGAGAAGCAAAATGCTTCTCTTTTATTTATTTTGATTTTGATATAAAGTCCATCAATTCCCGTTTGCTGCTATCAAAATCAAATGCATCATATACAATAAAGTATTTTTCTCTATCTGCACACTTACTATACAATGATTTTGCTAAATTCAATTTGTTCTTATCGAAGCTTAGAGATTTTACGAGACTACCAATTTGTTGGGAGGTAAATGAAGTGGTTCGGCTTTGTTGATTGATGAAAGACAGTTTATCTTCATCGAAACTTGCATTTTTCTTAAGCATATCAAAAAACTGACTGAAGGTACTTGCGTTCATTACATTAAAATTGTTTCCCACCCCTAGATTATCCCAATCATTTCCATGGTTTCCGTAGGGATCATTCCAAATATCATTCCAGTCATTAAAGCCATAAGACTGACTCTTAACCGGATAGGAATCCAGCAAATACAAACCATAATTGGTGAAAAAGTCCAATACCAATCTGTTATTGTTTCGAACCACTAAAGTAGTCCTGTAAATAAGATATCCCTGATCATAAATAGCTATTGGAATTCTTCCTGATCTAAGGTCAAAAAAACGGTATTTTCCGGAACCATTAGCAATCGTCTGATCTCCAAGTTCCACTGTAAAGTATCCCTGCTCTGGGATTCTTAGAAATACCTCAGCATAGCCATAGTTCTGATTCCATTGATAATCCGGATTTCTGAAACCACTATTTTTATTATTCTGATTTCTAAAACCTGAATTATTTTGGGTATTAGTCTTATTTTCAAAACCATTCGTTCTGGAGGATTGCATTTCTGTTTTTGAAGCTTCATTCTTTAAAAGTTCACCAGCCTTCCCTGCTTCCTGAGCAAATGAATAAACTCCTCCGAATAACATTAAACCAATAAATATATTTTTCATTTATTTTTACTTTTATATGTGCATCTCTATTTCCATGCCAAAAAAAAAGAGAACCCAAAAAATTGGGTTCTCTTTTACTATTTTAATCTTGAAATTTTTTAATCTTTCAATACATATTACATATGAATAGGTCTCTTACCTGTAGCATCCAATGCAGCTTCTTTGATCGCTTCCGCATAAGTTGGGTGAGCGTGAGAACTTCTTGCAACATCTTCAGCACTTGCACGGAATTCCATCGCAATAACTCCTTCTGCAATTAAGTCAGCAGCTCTTGCTCCGATGATGTGCATTCCTAAGATCTCATCTGTTTTCTCATCAGCAATAATTTTAACCAAACCATCAATATCACCACTTGCACGGCTTCTTCCTAGTGCTCTCATCGGGAATGAACCTACTTTAATAGCAACACCTTCTTCTTTTAATTGCTCTTCAGTTTTACCAACCCCAGAAACTTCAGGCCATGTATAAACAACACCAGGAATTAAGTTATAATTGATATGTGGCTTTTGACCAGCTAAAGTTTCAGCAACAAATACTCCTTCTTCTTCAGCTTTATGAGCTAGCATAGCACCTTTGATAACGTCTCCGATTGCGTAAATATTAGCCACATTAGTCTGTAAATGATCATTTACCTTTACTCTTCCTCTTTCATCCAGTTCTACACCAGCTTTTTCAAGACCAAGACCATCTGTATAAGGTTTTCTACCAACTGATACTAAACAATAATCTCCTTCTACAACTACCTCCTCACCTTTCTTATCTTTAGCTGTAATTTTTACAGAATCTCCATTTCTTTCTACTGCAGAAACCGCTGTTGAAAGCATGAACTTCATTCCTTGTTTTTTAAGAACCTTCAATAATTCTTTACTTAAAGCTCCATCCATTCCTGGAATGATCTTATCCATAAATTCAACTACAGTTACCTGAGCTCCTAATCTTAGGTAAACGGAACCTAATTCAAGACCGATAACACCTCCTCCGATTACTACTAAATGCTTAGGAATCTCTTTAAGGTTTAATGCTTCTGTAGAAGTAATTACTCTTTCTTTATCAAGGCTTATGAATGGTAATGATGAAGGTTTAGAACCAGTAGCAATAATTGTATATTTTGATTCAATGCTTTCTGAAGAACCATCTTTCTTACTGATCTTAATCTGGGTAGCAGATTCAAAGCTTCCAACTCCTTCAAAAACAGTAATTTTATTTTTGCTCATCAGATAGTTGATACCGTCTGTATTTTGCTTTACTACTTCATTTTTACGCTCGATAATTCTTGCAATATCTACTTGAGGGTCATTAATAATGATTCCGTGGCCAGCAAAATTATGCTTTGCATTTTCGAAATGCTCAGAACTATCTAAAAGTGCTTTTGAAGGAATACATCCAACGTTAAGACAAGTTCCGCCTAAAGTTGAATATTTTTCAATAATTGCTGTTTTGAAGCCTAATTGTGCAGCACGAATTGCAGCAACATAACCACCAGGACCAGAACCGATTACGGTAACATCGAATTGACTCATGTTATTTTATGAATTTGTTATTATTATCTATCTTAAGTCTTACAAATTTAATGATAAATTACCAAGCACCAAAGTGAGTTTTATCAATTTTGAAATCAAAAAAATTCAAATACTTTAACGTAGTTATCAATCTAGCTGTAATCTCCCCTTGCCAATAGTTCCTGTGTTTTCAAAAAACGAACCTCCATAAACGTACCATTCAAGACTTTCAAGGTATTCCACAGCATTTTCCGGGGTTATTTGTAAACGGTCTTTTTTGGAAACAATTCCTTTGTACCATCTTCCTGATTTTGAATAATGCTCATATTCAACAAAATAGTGGATCCATATTCTTTGACATAACTTGCACTGTTGAATTGTTACTTCTCCATGTCTTCCTTTATTATGATCTATACCTAGTTCTGAACTTCTATATTCAGTATAATTGTGGTCAGGTCTTTCACAAATACACCCAATTTTAGGAATCATTTTCATTTTGTTCTTATTTGAAGTTCAAAAATAATAAAAACGCGTCAAGCAGAAAGTACTCTCAAAAGTATATTATCATAAGAATCTACTTTTTTTTTCCAAAAAGTATTCATTAAGTCTAATATTCTGAATGAACAAATATTACAGCGAAGCCCCTGAATAAAATGTCTGAATAGATTATTATCTCTTTTTCTTCTTAAATAATTACAATACCCTACTTTCTTCAGACGGATATAAATTTTAATATTAAAAAGTATCATTATCAACGTCAGCAAAAAAGATGGCAAAATCTGACTATAAGGTAATAATCTGAATTTTTTTTTGGAAAGCAATAATTCTACACACATTAATGCAATAACAATCGCTAAAAAACAATGCTTACCAATATCATATCCCTCGCAAGATCATTTTTTTACCTATTTTTTCAAGAATTGTATATTTTCTTCATTCCCCTCTTTTAGGTAAATAGCTGTGAAGATGAGAGCCTTTTCCTTAGATCCGTTGTCAAAATGAAGGATCGTTTTATTTTTGGGTTCATAGAATGTATCTCCTTCATGAAGAACAGTTTTTTCCTGTCCCTCAATCTGAAAAATAGCCTCCCCAGATTTTATTATTCCTAATACAGGACATGGATGAAGATGTTTTGGAGCATTTTGTCCCACGTTCATCGTTATTTCTTGCATTTGAACTGACCCAACTTTTTGGTCAAGTGAAGTATTCAACAATTCTTTTCTGGTTATCTGATTTTGCTGAGCAGTAAGTACAGCAGAATTCAACAGTAAAATAAGGATTCCTATTGTTTTAATTAAATCTTTCATTTTTTAAATTCCTTTTGAAAAGTTATTTTTTGAAAAAGAGAAATGATTATATTATAAAGCTATTTGTTCATAAGATCTAAAAGAACTTTCTCATACCGATCAAGAATAATATTTTTAGAAAATCTCGATTTAATAGAATTTTTAATAGCTTCTTTATCATAAGACTGATGAAGAACACTCATGACCTTCTGAGAGAAATCTTCGTGATTATTAATATCTGAAACTTCTCCGTTAATCTGATGTTGTATAATCTCATTAATTCCTCCCGGGCAGTTATTAGCTAAAGCATAAGTTCCACAAGCTCCGGCTTCCAATAATACATTAGGAAATCCTTCGTACCTCGAAGAAAGAATAAATAGGTCTGCATATTTTAAATATTGATAGGGATTTTCCTGCCTTCCATGAAAAATGACATGCTTTAATCCGAGAAGATCTTTCATCTGATGCAAGACTTCACGGTCTTTCCCATCTCCCAGGATATGAAGAAGAATATTTTCATTTTTAAGCCTTGAAAAAACTTTCAATAAATTATCAAATCCTTTTCTCGATGAAAGATTGCCTATCGCCACTACATTTTTGTAATTGTATTTAAAGCATTCCGGTTTTTTTGAAATCGACAATTTCTGATCGATAAAATCAAAATCTACAGGATTATTTATTTTAATGATTTTGTTGGATTTTATTTTAAAATTTTTCACCAGATCCTTCATCATATCATCACTTTGAGCGATAATTCTCTGGTAATTATTATAAAAATTATAAAAGAATTTAATTTCCTTTCGGGTAACATGTTCACTCACCACATTGGTTTCTCTGGCAATGAATTTTGTTCTTGGAAAGAGTTTTATGAATAAAGATAAATAAGCATTTACTTCCCCGAATCCTGAAAATACAATATCCGGTTTTCTCCGATAAATTTCTGATAAAATAGGTTTTAATGAATGTCTTATTCTTTCTGTATTAACATCAATAATTTCAATATCTTTTTCAAGAAACTCAAGATACCCGCCTTCTTTACGTAACAGCAAAATCTTGGGTTCAAAACGATCCCTGGAAAGATGATTTGCAATGGTGGTAATTATTCTTTCTGCGCCTCCGGTTTCTAAATCTGGCAGAATAAATATGACAGATATTTTTTTCATCAGTTAAAGTTACTAAAAAGTTTAATTACAACTCAAATATTCCATTCATCATTACGAATAATGACAAACTGATTACTGTATAAATAACAAGTTTAGAGTTTAAAAATAATTTTCAAAGAAAAAACCAGAACCAGGAATTGAATCTAATTTAGATTTAATTTCCGGATGAGCCGAAATCCATTTCTGTAATTCTGAATTACTTTTTATACTATCATTTACAGGAATGCTAACATAGATAGCATTATTATGAATATCTGTTTTTAAATACAATACTAAAAATCTTTTACCTATATTTTGGGGAGCTTGAGAAAAAGATAAGTTTCCATCACTTCGTCCTTTATATTCTTGATTGCCAATCTTAAATAAATATAAATTGTAATAACCTGTTGCTCTTCCATATTCTTTGATTCCATATATTTTCCCTATTGCATATTCCCCATTTCTTTTATAATTTTTTTTGAAACCCTGTCTTACAAAATAATCATAGCAAAAGATACCTATTATGAAAAAAAAACAAAAGTACAAGATAGTTTTTCTTTAAAAATTCCATTCAATATAAATTATTATCCTTCAACTAAACTACAATAAAAAAGCTCTTCAGATGAAGAGCTTTTTTGTTTTTTATGTTGATCCTTAATTAGCAACGTCGCTAATGAATTTTATCCTTAACATTCTAACCTCTTCATCAGAAAGTTCATCTCCAAATTCATCCAGCAGCACTTTCATACTATCACTTTCAGAATCATTCATGAATTCCATGAAACCGTCTACAATATCTTCATCAAAATTATCCTCTACATAATAATCAATGTTCAATTTTGTTCCCTGATAAACAATACTTTCCATTTCCTTCAACAATTCATTCATTGTTAAGTTCTTGGCTCTGGCGATATCTTCAAGGTCAATTTTTTTATCGGTACTCTGAATAATGAACACTTTATGGCTGGATTTATTGGCAACCTGTTTTAGAACCATATCCTGAGTACGTTCGATATTATTATCTTCTACGTAGGTCTTTATATAATCAGCAAACTCCTTTCCATATTTCTTTGCTTTTCCTTCTCCTACCCCATAAATTTTAGCTATTTCTTCTACAGTGATAGGATACTGAACAGTCATGTCCTCCAAACTTGGATCCATGAATACCGTATAAGGAGGGATTTCGTATTTCTTGGCAACTTTCTTTCTCAATTCCTTTAAAAGCCCATATAAATTCTGATCCATCGTTCCCCCAGCTTCCATCTGAACCTGATCGCTTTCAGCCTTTGCTTGGGTCAAGTCAAATTCCCTGTCTTCAGCAATTAAAAAAGAATGTTCTAATTTATTATCCAGAACCTGTAATCCCTTTTCAGAAATTTTTAAAACACCATAAGTCTCAATATCTTTCTGTAAGAAATTTTGTACCGTTGCCTGTCTTAAAATGGTTTTCCAATAATTATCATTTTCCTCTTTTCCAAAACCAAAATAAGAAGTTTGTTCTAATTTATAAGATTTAGTTACTGCATTTTCTTTTCCTGCAATGACAGAGATCAAATCTTTAGATTTAAATTTCTCTCCCGTTTCTTTAATCAGCTCAAGGGCTTTTTTCAAATCTTTTGTGGCATCTTTTAACTTTGGTGGATTTGAAGCATTATCACACATTTTGGCACCTTCTCCTGAAACAGGATCAAAGATTTCACCAAAATAATAGAGAATATATTGTCTTCTACTCATTGAAGTTTCGGCGTAACCCACCACCTCATTTAAAAGCTGCAAACCTATTTCTCTTTCAGAAACAGGTTTTTGAGCAAGAAATTTTTCTAATTTCTCAATATCTTTAGGATCGTAAAATGCCAAACAGTGGCCTTCGCCTCCATCACGTCCTGCACGCCCCGTTTCCTGATAATAACTTTCCAAAGATTTAGGAAAATCATAATGAATAACAAAACGCACATCGGGTTTATCAATTCCCATTCCGAATGCAATCGTAGCAACAATAACATCGGCATCTTCCATAAGGAATTTATCCTGATTGGCCACTCTAACTTTTTGGTCTAAACCTGCATGATACGGTAATGCATTGATCCCATTTACCTGCAATAGTTGAGCAAATTCCTCTACTTTTCTACGACTCAGGCAATATATAATTCCTGATTTACCTTTATGTTGATTGATAAATTTAACGATCTCCCGATCGACATTAACCTTCGGACGAACTTCATAATATAAATTCGCACGGTTAAAGCTTTCTTTAAATACCAATGCATTTGCCATTCCCAAAGTCTTCTGAATGTCATCCTGAACTTTAGGGGTAGCAGTGGCTGTAAGAGCAATTACAGGGACATCTGCAATTTTATCGATAATATTTTTTAAATTTCTGTATTCTGGTCTGAAATCGTGCCCCCACTCTGAAATACAGTGCGCTTCATCAATAGCAAAGAAAGAAATTTTAACTTCCTTAAGGAAATCCAGATAATCTTCTTTAATTAATGATTCAGGAGCTACATATAATAATTTTGTTTTACCTATTTTAATATCATCAAAGACCTGTTTGGTCTGGGTTTTATTTAATGATGAATTTAAAACATGTGCTACCCCATCTTCAGATGAAAGACCATTTACTGCGTCTACCTGATTTTTCATTAATGCTATTAAGGGAGAAACTACTATTGCCGTTCCCTCGGAAATGAGTGCCGGAAGTTGGTAACATAATGACTTACCTCCTCCTGTCGGCATCAAAACAAATATATCCTTCCCTTCTAACAGGTTTTCTATGATTTGTTCTTGTTGACCTTTAAAAGTAGAAAACCCGAAATACTTTTTCAATTCGCCTGATAAATTGGCTTTTTTTGCGCTCATCTAATTTTCTATTGCTAAATTTGCATCTAATCCAAAGTTATAAAATTTTTGCTTATAATAAAAGCGAACGAATTTATAAAAAATAAAATTTATATTAAATATTCTTTTTAAAGTATAAATTTATATCGGGAGAATTTTGTATACAAACTGTAAAGGTAAAAATGGAAAGAGATAATATTATTTCAATAGCAAAAAGTACATTAGAAATAGAGATTTCAGAACTTGAAAAATTAAAGAACAGAATAGGCGATGAATTTGCAAAAGCAGTAGAGATTATTCACTCAGCTCAGGGAAAATTAATCGTCGTAGGAATCGGAAAATCTGCCCATGTCGGAAATAAGATCGTAGCCACCCTCAACTCCACAGGAACTCCTTCACAGTTTCTGCATGCTTCGGAAGCCATTCATGGAGATCTTGGAGTTATCCAGAAACAAGATGTCGTTTTATGTATTTCAAATTCAGGAAATTCCCCCGAAATTGCCACTCTAGTTCCATTTTTAAAAGATTATTCTTCTGCACTGATCGGAATGACAGGTAATAAGAACAGTAAACTGGCAGAATTCTCGGAAATAATATTGGATACTCATGTCGATCTGGAAGCTTGTCCCAACAAATTGGCGCCGACAAGTTCTACAACCATACAAATGGCGCTTGGAGATGCATTAGCAATCTGTTTAATGGAACTTAATAATTTCAGAGAAAACGATTTTGCAAAGTTCCATCCTGGCGGAAGCTTAGGGAAAAATTTAACCGCAAGGGTTGAACAGTTTCTTTCTTCACAAAAGCCACAGGTTACTGAAGACTCAACCGTAAGAGATGTTATTATTTCAATCAGTGCTTCCAGTCATGGAATCACGGTAGTGACCAATGAAGAAAAAATCATTGGAGTAATTACAGATGGGGATTTAAGAAGAATGCTCCTGAAAGGCGAAGACGTTACTAAAGTTTTAGCAAAAGACATTATGTCTGCAAACCCTAAAACCATTGAAAAAAGCGTATTAGCAAAAGAAGCCATGAAAGTTTTAAAGGAAAATAACATCGGTCAGCTTATCGTAACAGAAAATGGTAAATATTTTGGAATTATAGACCTTCACAAGCTGCTTGACGAGGGAATTATCTAGTCTGACCCACCATTATTGATCTCAATAATCTGAAATATACCACCGGCCAGTTTGCACATGTAAGCTGGTCGGTTTATTTTTTTAGAAAAAGTACAGCAGAGATTTTCCACAATGGGGAGCATATATCATCTTAAAAAATGCTATCTTGTTTACAAAACTCAAGATTTATTAATTTAAAACAAAAAGACAATGAAGAAAAAAGCATTAATCGTCGTAACAAGTGTAGAGAAATACCCCAATATGGATAGGGCCACAGGTCTTTGGCTGGGGGAAGCTGTTCATTTTTATGAAAAATTGCATGAAAAAGGATATGAAATTGATTTTGTAAGTCCCAGAGGCGGATATACACCGCTCGATCCCGTTTCTTTACAAATGTCTGTACAACCCATTGACTGGAAATATTATGCAGATGGAGCGTTCAGAAAAAAATTAGCTAATACCTTGCAGCCAAAGGATGTCATACCCGAGGATTATGATGTGATCTATTATGCGGGAGGACACGGTGTTGTTTGGGATTTCCCTGAAAATAAAGAGTTACAGGAAATTTCCCGTAAAATATATGAGAATGGAGGTATTGTTTCTTCTGTCTGCCATGGAGCAGTAGGCCTGTTTAATATCAGATTATCGGATGGTGAATTACTGATTAAAGGAAAAACCCTGACAGGATTTTCAAACTCCGAGGAAGTTGCAGCAGAATTGGCCGACCATATGCCTTATCTCACAGAAGATGTCCTGAAAAGCAAAGGAGCTAATTATGTAAAAGCAGATCAGGACTTTACTTCTTTTGCAGTGGCAGACGGCAGGTTGGTGACCGGACAAAACCCTCAATCAGGAGGTGCTGTGGGCCAGAAAGTATTGGAAATATTAGAAAAATAGATTCTAAAAGAAAATATAAATAGTACCGGTTACTTTAACCGGTACTATTACAATGCATTCATCATCTTAAAACTTCCTTAAAATCCAGATTAATAATTATAATTACTAATTATAATTTCATAGTTTTGCACACTTATAAAGTCTTATCTTCGTAAGATCTTAATATTCTAGATAGATTCTATTATAATGGAAGAAAAAAACGAAATGTCCTTTCTTGGGCACATTGGAGAATTAAGAGGTCATCTTGTTCGTTCGATTATCGCTATTATCATTGCCGCTCTTATCATCGGCTTTAATATCAATTGGATCATGGATCATATCTTTTTTGGACCTACAAGAAATGATTTCCCCACTTTCAAAGTTGTCAATCATTTTTCAAGAATGATACTGGGAGATGACAGTATTCATCTTCCAAAAGAATTCCCTGTACGTGTTCAGAGGCTTTATCAACAGTTCAATGTAATGATGGCTGTTTCCATTTTCGGAGGTATCGTTTTAGCTTTTCCTTATATTGTTTGGGAATTATGGCGTTTTATCAGTCCTGCATTGCATCCTAATGAGAGAAAAAATTCAATTTTCATCATTAATGCGGTTTGGATCCTGTTTATGACGGGAGTTTTATCAGGATATTTTTTAATTTTGCCCTTCGCTGTTAACTTTGGGGTTATCTTTAAAATCTCGGATATTATCATCCCCCTCTATGATTTAAGCGATTATACTACATTATTTTTACAGGTTGTATTAGGTATGGGAGTAGTTTTTCTTTTCCCTATTCTTATCTATTTCCTGACTACGATCGGAATACTGAATCCAAAATTCATGAAGACCTATCGCAGACATGCCATTGTTCTTATCATGGTAGTAGCTGCAATTATTACTCCTGCGGATGTTTTAAGTATGATCATGGCAGCTTTACCACTGCTTCTATTGTATGAATTCAGTATTATCATGTGTTCTTATGTATATAAAAAGGTACAGAAACGTGAAGGAAATCTTCCAGCTGTTCAGAAATAATTAATAAAAAGCGAAATAGCGAAAAGACAAAATTGCAAAAGGGCTATTATCCATTAACAATATTCCCGTGGAACAATTCTACGGGATTTTTTATGCTGTCTTGTTTTGAAATAATCATCTTATTAGAAAATATTTTTTGGAGCTTGATCCCGCTTTTTGTTACAATCTTTTTTTTCAAAAAAGGATTTCCACTTCAATCGGGGCTATTATGAATGTCGTTCTATTGATATTGTAGTTAAATAACAATTTTACATCTTCTCATTAATAAATTTTCTATTTTTGATAGATTAATAATTTGATATCAAAATGAAAAAGCTTTCATATACACTTTTATTTGCATCTGCATTAGCATTTGGACAATTCTTCGAAAAGCCGGAAACTTTCACAAAACAGGATACTTTAAAGGGCTCCAATACTAAGTTTAGAAACTTTTGGGACGTTAAAAAGTATGAACTTTCCGTAGAGCCAAACTTTGAGCAAAAAAGCATCAAGGGAACGAATAAAATAAGCTTTGAAATTATCAAAGATGTCGTTAATCCAACTTTTCAGATTGATCTTCAAAAACCTATGAAAGCTGACAAGATAGAAGGCAGCTTACCCATTGCTGAATTCAAACAGGATGGGGATTTCATTTTTATAACGACCAATAAAAGTTTCAAAAAAGGTGAAAAATATACAATCGATATAACTTACTCGGGGAATCCTGTTATTGCTAAAAAAGCACCTTGGGATGGCGGCTGGGTTTTCACCAAAGATGAAAATGGCAATCCATGGATGAGTGTAGCTGATGAAGGAATCGGAGCCTCTATATGGCTTCCTACAAAAGATATCTGGAGCGATGAACCGGATAATGGGATCATTATGAAAATAATCACTCCTAACGACCTTGTAGGAGTTGGAAATGGAAAATTAATCGATAAAAAAACAGAAGGTGACAAGACAACATTCACCTGGGAGGTTAAAAATCCTATCAATGCCTATTCTATCATTCCCAATATTGGAAAATATGTCAATTTTAAAGATACTTTCAATGGAGAAAAAGGAAAACTGGATCTCGATTACTGGGTATTAGATTACAATTTAGAAAAAGCCAAAAAGCAATTCCAACAGGTAAAACCAATGCTATCAGCATTTGAATATTGGTTTGGCCCTTATCCTTTTTATGAAGATTCCTACAAATTGGTAGATTCTCCTTATTTAGGAATGGAACATCAAAGTAATGTTGCCTATGGTAACAAATATATGAATGGATATCTGGGACGGGATTTATCTGGAACCGGAGTTGGACTGAAATGGGATTTTATTATTATTCATGAAAGCGGACACGAATGGTTTGCCAATAATATTACCGCAAAAGATCAGGCTGATATGTGGATCCACGAAAGCTTTACAAACTATTCCGAGGTTCTTTTCACGGAAAAATACTTGGATAAAAAATCTGCAGATATCTATGCAATCGGAATTCGAAACATAATAAGTAATGATGTTCCGATTATCGGTAAATATGGTGTAAGAAATGAAGGCAGTGGAGATATGTATCCTAAAGGAGCAAATATGATTCACACCATCCGACAGGTCATTAATAATGATGATAAGTTCAGACAAATCTTAAGAGGATTAAATAAAGAATTCTATCATCAGACGGTTACCACCCAACAAATTGAAAATTATATTAACTCTAAATCAGGAATCGATTTTTCATCTGTATTTAATCAGTACCTAAGAACGATTAAGGTTCCGACGTTGG is a window from the Chryseobacterium sp. T16E-39 genome containing:
- a CDS encoding M1 family metallopeptidase; this encodes MKKLSYTLLFASALAFGQFFEKPETFTKQDTLKGSNTKFRNFWDVKKYELSVEPNFEQKSIKGTNKISFEIIKDVVNPTFQIDLQKPMKADKIEGSLPIAEFKQDGDFIFITTNKSFKKGEKYTIDITYSGNPVIAKKAPWDGGWVFTKDENGNPWMSVADEGIGASIWLPTKDIWSDEPDNGIIMKIITPNDLVGVGNGKLIDKKTEGDKTTFTWEVKNPINAYSIIPNIGKYVNFKDTFNGEKGKLDLDYWVLDYNLEKAKKQFQQVKPMLSAFEYWFGPYPFYEDSYKLVDSPYLGMEHQSNVAYGNKYMNGYLGRDLSGTGVGLKWDFIIIHESGHEWFANNITAKDQADMWIHESFTNYSEVLFTEKYLDKKSADIYAIGIRNIISNDVPIIGKYGVRNEGSGDMYPKGANMIHTIRQVINNDDKFRQILRGLNKEFYHQTVTTQQIENYINSKSGIDFSSVFNQYLRTIKVPTLEYSQKGEALKFRYTNVVKNFKLPIRIDGEQTITPTEEWQTVKLKKGTPVEFNKNYYVNYKKVQ
- the tatC gene encoding twin-arginine translocase subunit TatC, translating into MEEKNEMSFLGHIGELRGHLVRSIIAIIIAALIIGFNINWIMDHIFFGPTRNDFPTFKVVNHFSRMILGDDSIHLPKEFPVRVQRLYQQFNVMMAVSIFGGIVLAFPYIVWELWRFISPALHPNERKNSIFIINAVWILFMTGVLSGYFLILPFAVNFGVIFKISDIIIPLYDLSDYTTLFLQVVLGMGVVFLFPILIYFLTTIGILNPKFMKTYRRHAIVLIMVVAAIITPADVLSMIMAALPLLLLYEFSIIMCSYVYKKVQKREGNLPAVQK